One region of Polaribacter pectinis genomic DNA includes:
- a CDS encoding helix-turn-helix transcriptional regulator, producing the protein MSTNKNAILRYQTLDKCFRNPGKRYFINDLIEECNEALFDYDPSNSGIQKRQIYDDILFMKDSKGYNAPIEEIKEGRSVYRRYSDLSFSINNQPINESEASQLKEALMTLNRFKGMPQFEWVNDLSTRLESSFGLLTSEEPVIGFENNPYVSGLEYISELYRAIIYKTPLKIVSKSFTKNNTEEYELHPYYLKQYNNRWFVFGYNVSEGKVFKKALDRIESINELKIEFINSDINFEEYFEDAIGVTLKESQKPQKVKIRVSKDLWPYVQTKPIHESQSSGNKENLKTLEKGYIDITLKVILNYELESKILERGEGFEVLEPLELRCKIAQRIKTLAKKYV; encoded by the coding sequence ATGTCTACAAACAAAAATGCTATTTTAAGATATCAAACATTAGATAAATGTTTTAGAAATCCAGGTAAAAGATATTTCATTAATGATCTAATTGAAGAGTGTAACGAAGCATTATTCGATTATGATCCTTCAAATTCTGGAATTCAAAAAAGACAGATTTACGATGATATTCTTTTCATGAAAGATTCAAAAGGTTACAATGCGCCAATTGAAGAAATTAAAGAGGGTAGAAGCGTTTACAGAAGATATAGCGATTTAAGTTTCTCTATTAATAATCAGCCAATAAATGAATCTGAAGCAAGTCAATTAAAGGAAGCTTTAATGACCTTAAATAGATTTAAAGGAATGCCTCAATTTGAGTGGGTAAATGATTTGTCAACTCGTTTAGAATCCAGTTTTGGTTTATTAACTTCAGAAGAACCAGTTATAGGTTTTGAAAATAATCCTTATGTTTCTGGTTTAGAATATATATCTGAATTATACAGAGCAATTATTTATAAGACACCTTTAAAAATTGTAAGTAAAAGTTTTACAAAAAATAATACTGAAGAATATGAGTTACATCCATATTATTTAAAACAATATAACAATCGTTGGTTTGTATTTGGATATAATGTATCAGAAGGGAAAGTTTTTAAAAAAGCATTGGATAGAATTGAAAGTATAAATGAGTTAAAGATTGAATTCATCAATTCAGATATTAATTTTGAAGAATATTTCGAAGATGCAATTGGTGTTACTTTAAAAGAGAGTCAAAAACCACAAAAAGTAAAAATAAGAGTAAGTAAAGATTTGTGGCCTTATGTGCAAACAAAACCAATTCACGAATCTCAATCTTCTGGAAATAAGGAGAATTTAAAAACTTTAGAAAAAGGGTATATAGATATTACTCTAAAAGTAATTTTAAATTACGAATTAGAATCTAAAATTTTAGAAAGAGGAGAAGGGTTTGAAGTTTTAGAACCTTTGGAGTTAAGATGTAAAATTGCACAGAGAATAAAGACTCTAGCTAAAAAATACGTATAA
- a CDS encoding AAA family ATPase, translating into METIKLSNFRKVKDSWDLDLAPITFFTGTNNSGKSTVIKSLLLLEDYVKSNNHFELNFHGENFYKHKIESYKNAVNRTSFINLKKDLVFEYKNKGYDISLTFEIGENNLIGFLKKMKFKREDKATLEISQTSSKTYQLQIDAFFLNQRIIDNKEEEDKLNTLALELTVSNIIEMDKEELKGLYAEFDKYSHKMLLMNEYSYTGDNTLDLNSEETKDLANVYLKYDKIIEENRKKIIDVTQNISDGEKKLKKIQQKLNKKGQLIKDRLMYSPTFSLEDFGISDRRIDKILRIVLPQYLVDNNLGNNRIKNNFKNSDESLELDKANKLGDELLLALSFNTRHLSPHRSNQSKLFIHENKNVDINYLTKNHFEKQLHADIDVQKFMKKWMSKDYFDIGEDYKISTYESTVSKIEIYEDETWINLSDKGFGAGQIFSILLAIASSIIETQGKIAKKGALFEQDLSIILIEEPEANLHPGLQSKLAELFLDANREFGINFILETHSEYMIRMSQIIVKQINEKDENAKIPFEAYYFDKDAKPYSMIYRKDGKFTNEFGSGFFDVSSNLAFDIL; encoded by the coding sequence ATGGAAACAATAAAATTATCGAATTTTAGAAAAGTAAAAGATAGCTGGGATTTAGATTTAGCTCCAATTACTTTTTTTACAGGAACAAATAATTCTGGAAAATCAACAGTAATTAAGTCTTTATTACTTTTAGAGGATTATGTGAAATCTAATAATCATTTTGAATTAAATTTTCATGGTGAAAATTTTTACAAACATAAAATAGAAAGTTATAAAAATGCAGTTAATAGAACAAGCTTTATTAATTTAAAAAAAGATTTAGTTTTTGAATATAAAAATAAAGGATATGATATTTCCTTAACTTTTGAAATAGGCGAGAATAACTTAATAGGTTTTCTAAAAAAAATGAAATTCAAGAGAGAAGATAAAGCAACTTTAGAAATTAGCCAAACAAGTTCTAAAACTTATCAGCTTCAGATAGATGCGTTTTTTTTAAATCAAAGGATTATTGATAATAAAGAAGAAGAAGATAAACTTAATACGTTAGCTTTAGAATTGACCGTTTCTAATATTATTGAAATGGATAAAGAAGAATTGAAAGGTCTTTATGCAGAATTTGATAAGTATTCTCATAAAATGCTTTTAATGAATGAATACTCTTACACAGGAGACAACACGTTAGATCTTAATTCTGAAGAGACTAAAGATTTGGCTAATGTCTATCTTAAATATGATAAAATAATTGAAGAAAATAGAAAGAAGATAATTGATGTAACTCAAAATATTTCTGATGGAGAAAAGAAGTTGAAAAAAATACAACAAAAGCTCAATAAAAAGGGGCAATTAATTAAAGATCGTTTAATGTATAGTCCAACATTTTCTTTAGAAGACTTTGGTATTTCTGACAGAAGGATTGATAAAATTTTAAGGATAGTTTTACCACAGTATTTAGTTGATAATAATCTTGGAAATAATAGAATTAAGAATAATTTTAAAAATTCTGATGAAAGTTTAGAACTTGATAAAGCGAATAAACTTGGAGATGAACTTTTATTAGCTTTATCTTTTAATACCAGGCATTTAAGTCCTCACAGAAGTAATCAAAGTAAATTGTTTATTCATGAAAACAAAAATGTTGATATTAACTACTTGACTAAAAACCATTTTGAAAAACAGTTGCATGCAGATATAGATGTACAAAAATTTATGAAAAAATGGATGTCTAAAGACTATTTTGATATAGGTGAAGATTACAAAATATCGACTTACGAGTCTACAGTTTCAAAAATTGAAATTTATGAAGATGAAACGTGGATTAATTTATCGGATAAAGGTTTTGGTGCAGGGCAAATATTTTCAATTCTTTTGGCAATAGCTTCAAGTATTATAGAAACTCAAGGAAAAATTGCTAAAAAAGGTGCTTTATTTGAACAGGATTTATCAATTATTCTTATTGAAGAGCCAGAAGCAAATTTACACCCAGGTCTTCAATCTAAATTAGCAGAACTGTTTTTAGATGCTAATAGAGAATTTGGAATCAACTTTATTCTTGAAACTCATTCAGAATACATGATAAGAATGTCTCAAATTATTGTGAAACAAATTAATGAAAAAGATGAAAATGCTAAAATTCCATTTGAAGCCTATTATTTCGATAAAGATGCTAAACCATATTCTATGATTTATAGAAAAGATGGGAAATTTACAAATGAATTTGGTTCTGGTTTTTTTGATGTGAGTTCTAATTTAGCTTTTGATATTTTATAA